From a single Kryptolebias marmoratus isolate JLee-2015 linkage group LG6, ASM164957v2, whole genome shotgun sequence genomic region:
- the LOC108244307 gene encoding CCR4-NOT transcription complex subunit 9 isoform X2 produces MLTTGAAVTNVTALAQVDREKIYQWINELSSPETRENALLELSKKRESVPDLAPMLWHSFGTIAALLQEIVNIYPSINPPTLTAHQSNRVCNALALLQCVASHPETRSAFLAAHIPLFLYPFLHTVSKTRPFEYLRLTSLGVIGALVKTDEQEVINFLLTTEIIPLCLRIMESGSELSKTVATFILQKILLDDTGLAYICQTYERFSHVAMILGKMVLQLSKEPSARLLKHVVRCYLRLSDNLSLTSFVPSCWKDEGFL; encoded by the exons ATGCTAACTACGGGAGCG GCTGTAACTAACGTCACAGCCCTGGCCCAGGTTGACCGGGAGAAGATTTACCAATGGATCAACGAGCTGTCCAGCCCAGAGACCAGAGAAAACGCCCTCCTGGAGCTGAGCAAGAAGCGCGAGTCGGTCCCGGACCTGGCGCCGATGCTCTGGCACTCCTTCGGCACCATAGCCGCCCTGCTGCAA gaaatagtgaacatctatccatccataAACCCGCCGACGCTCACCGCTCATCAGTCCAACAGAGTGTGTAACGCCCTGGCTCTTCTGCAGTGTGTCGCCTCTCATCCAGAGACACG GTCAGCTTTTCTTGCAGCTCACATTCCTCTTTTCCTTTATCCTTTCCTGCACACTGTGAGCAAAACACGGCCGTTTGAGTACCTGCGGCTCACCAGCCTGGGAGTCATAG gTGCGTTGGTCAAAACAGATGAGCAAGAAGTGATAAACTTCCTTCTCACGACTGAAATCATCCCGCTGTGTCTGCGCATCATGGAATCAGGGAGCGAACTCTCCAAGACG GTTGCTACTTTTATACTTCAGAAGATCCTGCTGGACGACACCGGCCTGGCTTATATCTGTCAGACGTATGAGCGTTTCTCCCACGTGGCCATGATTCTC GGTAAGATGGTGCTGCAGCTCTCCAAAGAACCGTCAGCCCGTCTGCTGAAACACGTCGTCCGCTGCTACCTGCGCCTGTCAGACAACCTCAG CCTGACATCGTTTGTTCCAAGCTGCTGGAAAGATGAAGGTTTCCTCTAA
- the LOC108244307 gene encoding CCR4-NOT transcription complex subunit 9 isoform X1 yields MLTTGAAVTNVTALAQVDREKIYQWINELSSPETRENALLELSKKRESVPDLAPMLWHSFGTIAALLQEIVNIYPSINPPTLTAHQSNRVCNALALLQCVASHPETRSAFLAAHIPLFLYPFLHTVSKTRPFEYLRLTSLGVIGALVKTDEQEVINFLLTTEIIPLCLRIMESGSELSKTVATFILQKILLDDTGLAYICQTYERFSHVAMILGKMVLQLSKEPSARLLKHVVRCYLRLSDNLRAREALRQCLPDQLKDSTFAQVLKDDTTTKRWLAQLVKNLQEGQVTDARGIPLAPQ; encoded by the exons ATGCTAACTACGGGAGCG GCTGTAACTAACGTCACAGCCCTGGCCCAGGTTGACCGGGAGAAGATTTACCAATGGATCAACGAGCTGTCCAGCCCAGAGACCAGAGAAAACGCCCTCCTGGAGCTGAGCAAGAAGCGCGAGTCGGTCCCGGACCTGGCGCCGATGCTCTGGCACTCCTTCGGCACCATAGCCGCCCTGCTGCAA gaaatagtgaacatctatccatccataAACCCGCCGACGCTCACCGCTCATCAGTCCAACAGAGTGTGTAACGCCCTGGCTCTTCTGCAGTGTGTCGCCTCTCATCCAGAGACACG GTCAGCTTTTCTTGCAGCTCACATTCCTCTTTTCCTTTATCCTTTCCTGCACACTGTGAGCAAAACACGGCCGTTTGAGTACCTGCGGCTCACCAGCCTGGGAGTCATAG gTGCGTTGGTCAAAACAGATGAGCAAGAAGTGATAAACTTCCTTCTCACGACTGAAATCATCCCGCTGTGTCTGCGCATCATGGAATCAGGGAGCGAACTCTCCAAGACG GTTGCTACTTTTATACTTCAGAAGATCCTGCTGGACGACACCGGCCTGGCTTATATCTGTCAGACGTATGAGCGTTTCTCCCACGTGGCCATGATTCTC GGTAAGATGGTGCTGCAGCTCTCCAAAGAACCGTCAGCCCGTCTGCTGAAACACGTCGTCCGCTGCTACCTGCGCCTGTCAGACAACCTCAG AGCCAGAGAGGCGCTGCGTCAGTGTCTCCCCGACCAGCTGAAGGACAGCACCTTCGCCCAGGTGCTGAAGGACGACACCACCACCAAACGCTGGCTCGCACAGCTGGtgaaaaacctgcaggagggCCAGGTGACCGACGCCAGAGGCATCCCTCTCGCCCCGCAGTGA